The following nucleotide sequence is from Microbulbifer sp. A4B17.
GCTTGGTAATGTGCAAATCACATTCAAGCCTTATATCTCTAACAGCTTCATTTATGCCAGTGGAACAGGTATTAGCCACATTTGTTATTTCAAGGAAATTAAGATGCTCTCACAATCTTCTCCTTTAATTAAAAAACTACTTGTAGGTGATCGTAGATGGGAATGGATACCCATCTTAGTAGCACGCGTGTCACTAGGATTGTTTTTTTCAGTATCAGGGTATAATAAACTATTTGTTCCTGAGAGGCATGCAGACCTTGTAAATTTGATGAGTGAAATAGGAGTACCCTTTCATAAATTTACGGCGATATTTTTAGCGTCTGTAGAATTTTTTGGTGGACTACTCTTAATACTTGGTCTTTTATCAACAATTGTTGCAATTGTATTGACGATTGTAATGGTTGTCGCTATCGCCACCGTTGAAATTGAACATGCCATCCCTAAAGGCATTGGGCCACTGGACTGGATGAGCTGGTTTCTCTATTTGCCCCAAGTTTTATATATTATTTTATTTATATGGTTAATGGCTGCGGGCCCTGGTAGATTTAGTTTAGATTACCTACTCGCAAAAAAGTTAGGCATTAATAATAAAGA
It contains:
- a CDS encoding DoxX family protein yields the protein MQITFKPYISNSFIYASGTGISHICYFKEIKMLSQSSPLIKKLLVGDRRWEWIPILVARVSLGLFFSVSGYNKLFVPERHADLVNLMSEIGVPFHKFTAIFLASVEFFGGLLLILGLLSTIVAIVLTIVMVVAIATVEIEHAIPKGIGPLDWMSWFLYLPQVLYIILFIWLMAAGPGRFSLDYLLAKKLGINNKDQIK